The window AATCTAATTCATTTTTTAAAATAGATACTTAGAATTTATATATTAATTGTATTAATTATTAAATTTTAATATAACTAAAGTGCAATTCGTTTCTTATTTACTTTAATCAAGAAAAAATTATGAAAATTTAAATATATACATCAGTTTTTGCAAGACATTTAAATGCGAAAACGTTGTTTAAATAAATTAGTAACCAACTAATAAGAAATATTAATGTTATAAAATTTGTTATAAAATCTAATTCGGTTATTTTAATGGATCTATATTAGATATGAATACAAAGAGTTTTAAAAAATTTTTAAAATTAATTCTAAAATTTAATTTAAAATGTAAAACAATGTTTACAATAGTCGTATATAGTTTTACTTTTTTTTAAAATATACCATTAGAAATTGAATTAAATTTCAAAAAATTATAAAAACATCTTTCTCACTAAAAAAAATAATAAATTTAATTATTATCAGTAATTGCAATTTTAAAATATCGATTTCTAGAAATGCTTCTTTAAAAGTATTTTTTTAAAATAAATAACATAGATATGACGTTGTTTATAACTTTATAATAAATTTTCAAAAATATCTCAATATGAAATAAAAACATTTCAAAAATAGAAATCTTTTTTAGACATTTATTTAAATAACTAAAATTTTATAAATTTATAATTGTACGTACTTGAAATATTTATATAAAGATCTAGTATTTAAATTACAGTAATACATACCACATAATATCAAGACATTAATAGTATCTGATATTTCTTAAATATTATTTCAATCACTATTAATTTTCATTAATAGTATATAACCTTCATAGAATTTTAAAAAATGTCAATAGTACTACTATGCTTAAAGTTTTAAAAATTAATAATTTTTTATAAAAATATTTTTATAGAATGTACAATCAGTTTCTATTCTCATTACTATATTAGTAAAATTAATTTAATGAAATTTTTAAAAAATATTAGAAATGTAATTTAAGATTAAAGCACACTTAAAATTTGTAAGTACTTATTGAAAGCTTCACTAAATTTTTATGTAAAATTTATTAAGGTAAATAATGCAGGTAACTAATAAAAGACTTAAAAGTGTGCGTTATAAAAAACACAAACGCAAAATTCATCAACGTTTTAGAAATACTATTTTTGAACGTAAGATTAAAAAAATATTTTTTGATACGAATTTTTTAAACAAGATAAAATATTATATTGTATAAATATGAATTATATTTAAATTATAATTAAAAATAAAACATTGCTATTATCAAAAATTTTAAAAAATATGTACAATTTTAAAATTTATTAAAGAACATTATTTTATTTAACATAATTTTATTTTTATGAAACGCTTTTTTAAAAACAGTTGGTAAACATATGACAATTAAAATAGGTATTAACGGTTTTGGAAGAATAGGAAGAATGGTGTTTAGATTAGCTCAATTGCGTTCTAACATCGAAATATTAGCGATAAACGATTTTATTGACACAAAATATATGGAATACATGTTAAAATACGATTCTACACACGGTAGTTTTCATGGAACTATAAACAGCAAAAACGACTTTCTTATTGTAAATAATAGAAAAATACATGTAACAAATGAACGTGATCCAGAAAATTTATGTTGGGGAGATTTAGATATTGATGTAGTAATAGAATCTACTGGAGTGTTTTTGACTACCTCAGAAGCTTACAAACACATAAAATCTGGAGCTAAAAAAGTGATAATAACTGGTCCATCTAAAGATGATACTCCTATGTTTGTAAGAGGAGCTAATTTTGAAAAATATTCAGGTCAAAAAATAGTTTCGAATGCATCTTGCACCACAAATTGTTTAGCTCCTTTGTCAAAAGTTATAAATGATGAATTTGAAATCATAGAAGGATTGATGACAACAGTTCATGCTACTACAGCTACTCAAAAAACAGTTGATGGAGTATCATCTAAAGACTGGCGAGGAGGAAGAAGTGCTTTACAAAATATTATTCCTTCTACTACAGGAGCGGCGAATGCTGTAGGAAAAGTATTACCCGAACTAAATAATAAATTGACAGGAATTGCTTTTCGTGTTCCAACAGCTAATGTCTCTGTAATAGATTTAACAATTCGTACTAAAAAACCAGCTACTTATTTAGAAATATGTCAAAAAATAAAAATAGCTTCTGAAACTAATATGAAAAATGTAATAGGTTATACCGACGAAAAAGTAGTATCATCAGATTTTAATGGAAGTGAACTCACTTCTATTTTTGATGCTTCTGCTGGTTTGTGTTTAAATAAACATTTTTCAAAATTGATAGCCTGGTATGACAATGAAAATGGATATTCTAGTAAAGTGTTAGATCTAGTTGAGCTAATAAGCTAATAATTACAAATTATTTATATAATTATTCATGTAAAATTTAAATATTTCATATTGACATTATAATCATAATGTCATATGAAATATTCGTTATATTTTTTATAATTTAAAAGCGCTTTATAAAAGCTTACTTTGTAACAAAATTTTATTCTATTTTTAATTCTATTTTTATTTTTTTTGTCCATTCTTCTATTCTTTCCTGACTTTTATTTGGTTGTCGATCCTCATCTATAATCAACCCTAAAAAATTGTTTTTATCATAAAGCGCTTTAGAACTTTCGAATGAATAACCACTAGAAGGCCATTTTCCAATAAAATTAGTATTTGATTTTTTTATAGCATTAAATAATATCCCCACTCCATCGCAAAAATAGTCAGAGTAATCTTCTTGATCTCCACATCCAAAAAATGCAACAGTTTTATTATTAAAATTAATTTTTTTTAAAATTGGAAGAAAATCATCCCAATCGCATTGAAGTTCTCCATAGTACCATGTAGAAACTCCTAATATAATGCAACTATGTTTTTCTAAATCTTCTTTTTTAGAATTCGCAATGTCATAAATAGTAGAGATATTATATCCTATACATTTTTGAATACTATTCGCTGTTTTTTCTGTATTACCTGTATCACTACCATAAAAAATTCCTATATCTTTTGTCATATATAACCTTTTGTTTACTTTGAATATAGTAAAAATTATTTTACTATAAAAGTTTTTAAAATTTACACATGTGATAGAGTACAGTATTTATATATTCTGAATTTATATCTGTGATAATATTTTGAGCGTATCAGAACATATACACATGACATTATATTGAACGAAATCTTTTAAAAGACATTTTAGAATATAATACGCTATAACTTTGTTTTTTTAAATAACAACAATCAATTATGAAATTGTATTTCACATAAAAACAGTGCAATTATATCATAAAAATATTTATATAAAAATTATATTCTTGAGTTTAATATTTTAATTAATTATTATTAAGTGTAAAAGTATAATGACAATTAATCTTGTATGGTTTCGTAACGATTTGCGTATACGAAATAATCTAGCGCTTGCTTCTGCATGTAAAAATAGAAAATCAGTTGTTTTAGCTCTTTTTATTTCAGTTCTTGAACAATGGAAGACAAATTTAATTTCTGATAGAAAAGCTATTTTAATACATGAACATGTTATTTCTTTAAGAAAGGAGTTAATGAAATTAAATATTTTTTTACATTATTGTAAATCTTCTACCTTTTTAAAATCTATTGATTGTCTTATTACATTTTGTAAAAAGAACAAAGTACAAAAATTATATTATAATTATGAATACGAATTTTTTGAAAAAAAAAGGGACAATATAGTTGCGAAAAGACTTAAAAAAAATTTTATTTTATCAAAAGGATTTCATAATTCTACACTATTTGAACCTGGATCAATTGTTAATAAAAAAGGAGAAATGTATAAAAAATATAGTCATTTCAAAAAAAAATGTATAATGTCGTTATCCGAAAACAATTTTAATGAATATTCAATACCAAAAAAGCGAAAAATTTTTGTAAAAAAAAACAATTTTAAAATTTCATTATTGCAATTTCCCATTAAAAAATTCTATAAACAGCTATTTCCAATAGGAGAAAAGAAGATATTAAAAAAATTAAAATTATTTCTTAAAAATAAAATACAAAGTTACAACATTAACCGAAACTGCTTATCTTTAAATAGCACTAGTATGATTTCTGCTTATTTATCTATTGGAGTACTATCTCCCATACAATGTTTATCTATCTTTTTAAAATATCATTCTAATATAAATACATATACGGTTGGAACATGTAATTGGATCAATGAACTGATTTGGCGTGAATTTTTTAAACATTTACTATATTTTTATCCATTGTTAAGCAAGAATCAAGTACTATGTAACTGGGAAAAACGTATACAATGGAAAAATAATGAGAAACATTTTCATGCGTGGAAAAATGGAAGAACAGGATTTCCTATTATAGATGCTGGAATGCGACAACTCAATAAAATAGGTTGGATTCATAATCGTATTCGTATGATCACTGCTAGTTTTTTAGTAAAAAATTTATTAATAAATTGGAGAAATGGAGAAAAATATTTCATTTCGCAACTTATTGACGGTGATTTAGCATTAAATAATGGAAATTGGCAGTGGATTGCTTCTATCGGAAACGATAGTGCTCCATATTTTCGTATTTTTAATCCTATAGTACAATCTAAAAAGTTTGATAATATGGGAATATTTATTAAAAAATATGTTCCTGAATTAAAAAAAGTTCCTATAAGTATAATTCATGATCCTCATTTATGGAGTAATAGCATAAAAGCAACAATTAAATATCCTGAACCGATAGTCAATCTTATTAGTTCCAGAAAAATAGCAATAAAAATTTTTAAATTGGCAAAATTCACATCATAAATGCATACAAAATATGAAAAATACTGTATTAGAAAATGTAATTAACAAAAAATTAAATTCTGCACAATTTAATGACTGTATTCCTAATGGATTACAAATAGAAGGATCTCAGAAAATTAAAAAAATTATAACTGGAGTAACAGCATGCCAAGAGTTGTTAAATATTGCGGTTAAAAAGAGAGCAGATGCTGTAATAGTACACCATGGATATTTTTGGAATAATAGCGAAAAAACTATAAAAGGTATGCTTAGAATCAGAATAAAAACTATACTCGAAAACAATATTAATTTATATTGTTGGCATTTACCTTTAGATTACCATCCAAAATTAGGAAATAACGTTCAAATTGGAAAGATGTTAGATATAAAATTAAAAGGATACATACTACCATTAGTTCCATGGGGTATATTAAAAGAAAAAGTTACTGCAAAAGAAATGATTGCAACAATAACAAAACGATTTGGAAGAATTCCTTTCCATTATGAGTGTAATGCGTCTAAAAAAATTATGAAAGTTGCATGGTGTAGTGGAAAGGGACAAAGTTTTATTAATGCAGCTGCACAATTTGGAATTGATGCATTTTTAACTGGTGAAGTATCAGAAGAAACAATCCACGTTGCTAAAGAAAATAACTTTCATTTTTTTTCAATTGGTCATCATGCTAGTGAATGCGGAGGAATAATAGCACTAACTGAATGGATTAGAAACGTAAGTAATTTAGACATTACCTTTATTAATGTTTATAACCCCGTTTAATTTTGTTAACGTCTTATTATATGAAGATTTAATGTATTTTACGAGGTTTTTTAAATATTTTGCAAATTTCTTATTTAGTTGTTTTTATTAAATATATGTTTTTAAGATAATAGAATATTTCTACTATTGAAAATAGTGATGTTAAAATATTAGTATATGATATTTCAAAATTTTTTATTATTGATTTGAATAAAATTTGACTAAGAGAAAAGTATACATTTTATGTACAAATTTCTCAATTATAAGAATAAAGCGTTATACATTTTAGGAATTGACTTGATCTCTAAAATTTTAAAGTAATATTAGTATTAAATGTCATCTTTAAAATATTATTACGTATTAAGGGAAACTATGAAAGAAGATGAATTTAAAAACAGGTTAAATTTCTTGTTGTTAATGAATGATAATAGATGTTATTTCGAAAATATGTATGAAAAATTTTTAGAAAATCCGAATTCTATAGATAAATCTTGGAAATACTTTTTTAATAAATCTTTTTATACTAGTAGTAATGATAAAACAAAATTTTGCGAAAATAAAATTTTTGATACTCATACACATATAAGATATATATCGTCTACTTTAATCGATACCTTTCGAAGATATGGACATAAATTTTCGTACTTAGACCCGTTAAACTTACAAAATCGTGAATCTTTTCCAGAAATAGATTTTTTTTTAAATGGAATAGATTCTAAACTTATCAATACAAATTTTGCAATGCATTTATCAAAATTATCTTTTGAAATAATCACTTTAAAAAAATTATATTCAATTTTTCACAAAATATATTGCAGTAATATAGGATATGAATATATGCATATTGATTGTGAAAATGAAAAAAAATGGATTCAAAATTATATTGA of the Buchnera aphidicola (Schlechtendalia chinensis) genome contains:
- a CDS encoding Nif3-like dinuclear metal center hexameric protein → MKNTVLENVINKKLNSAQFNDCIPNGLQIEGSQKIKKIITGVTACQELLNIAVKKRADAVIVHHGYFWNNSEKTIKGMLRIRIKTILENNINLYCWHLPLDYHPKLGNNVQIGKMLDIKLKGYILPLVPWGILKEKVTAKEMIATITKRFGRIPFHYECNASKKIMKVAWCSGKGQSFINAAAQFGIDAFLTGEVSEETIHVAKENNFHFFSIGHHASECGGIIALTEWIRNVSNLDITFINVYNPV
- the fldA gene encoding flavodoxin FldA, encoding MTKDIGIFYGSDTGNTEKTANSIQKCIGYNISTIYDIANSKKEDLEKHSCIILGVSTWYYGELQCDWDDFLPILKKINFNNKTVAFFGCGDQEDYSDYFCDGVGILFNAIKKSNTNFIGKWPSSGYSFESSKALYDKNNFLGLIIDEDRQPNKSQERIEEWTKKIKIELKIE
- the gap gene encoding type I glyceraldehyde-3-phosphate dehydrogenase — its product is MTIKIGINGFGRIGRMVFRLAQLRSNIEILAINDFIDTKYMEYMLKYDSTHGSFHGTINSKNDFLIVNNRKIHVTNERDPENLCWGDLDIDVVIESTGVFLTTSEAYKHIKSGAKKVIITGPSKDDTPMFVRGANFEKYSGQKIVSNASCTTNCLAPLSKVINDEFEIIEGLMTTVHATTATQKTVDGVSSKDWRGGRSALQNIIPSTTGAANAVGKVLPELNNKLTGIAFRVPTANVSVIDLTIRTKKPATYLEICQKIKIASETNMKNVIGYTDEKVVSSDFNGSELTSIFDASAGLCLNKHFSKLIAWYDNENGYSSKVLDLVELIS
- the phrB gene encoding deoxyribodipyrimidine photo-lyase; its protein translation is MTINLVWFRNDLRIRNNLALASACKNRKSVVLALFISVLEQWKTNLISDRKAILIHEHVISLRKELMKLNIFLHYCKSSTFLKSIDCLITFCKKNKVQKLYYNYEYEFFEKKRDNIVAKRLKKNFILSKGFHNSTLFEPGSIVNKKGEMYKKYSHFKKKCIMSLSENNFNEYSIPKKRKIFVKKNNFKISLLQFPIKKFYKQLFPIGEKKILKKLKLFLKNKIQSYNINRNCLSLNSTSMISAYLSIGVLSPIQCLSIFLKYHSNINTYTVGTCNWINELIWREFFKHLLYFYPLLSKNQVLCNWEKRIQWKNNEKHFHAWKNGRTGFPIIDAGMRQLNKIGWIHNRIRMITASFLVKNLLINWRNGEKYFISQLIDGDLALNNGNWQWIASIGNDSAPYFRIFNPIVQSKKFDNMGIFIKKYVPELKKVPISIIHDPHLWSNSIKATIKYPEPIVNLISSRKIAIKIFKLAKFTS